The genomic DNA TGCCGGCCATCCTTTTGATATCGAGCTTGGAAAAAAAGCAAAACAAATGGGATTTGCAGACAAGGTACTGGCTGAACTATGGGGTACAACAGAAAACGAAGTGTACAGCTGGAGAAAAGATCACGGAATCATTCCCGTTTATAAAATGGTGGATACTTGTGCAGCTGAATTTGAATCTGAAACGCCATATTACTATGGCACGTATGAAGACGAAAATGAATCGGAAGTGACAGATAAAAAGAGCGTTGTCGTTTTAGGTTCCGGTCCAATCCGCATCGGGCAAGGAATTGAATTTGATTATGCAACCGTCCATTCCGTCTGGGCGATCAAAGAAGCAGGCTACGAAGCTATCATCATAAACAATAATCCTGAAACGGTTTCAACGGATTTCAGTATTTCCGACAAGCTTTATTTTGAACCGCTCACTATTGAAGATGTGATGCACATTATTGATCTCGAAAAGCCAGTCGGCGTTGTTGTGCAGTTTGGCGGCCAAACAGCTATTAATTTAGCTGCCGGCCTTGCGGAACGGGGAGTGAAAATTCTTGGCACTTCTCTTGAAAACCTTGATCGGGCAGAAAACCGGGACAAGTTTGAGCAAGCATTATCTGAGTTGAATATCCCGCAGCCAATGGGAAAAACAGCCATGTCAGTTGAGGAAGCGGTCCGGATCGCGACAGAGATCGGCTACCCGGTCTTAGTAAGGCCGTCGTATGTGCTTGGCGGCAGAGCGATGGAAATTGTCTACAAAGAAGAAGAACTGCTTCAGTATATGCAAAATGCCGTTAAAGTAAATCCGGAACATCCTGTTTTAATTGACCGTTATTTAACAGGCAAAGAAATTGAAGTTGATGCGATCTGTGACGGTGAACACGTACTTATTCCTGGAATTATGGAGCATATTGAGAGAGCTGGAGTACATTCCGGGGACTCCATTGCCGTTTATCCGCCGCAAAGCCTGTCTTCAAAAGTGAAGGAAAAACTGGTTGAATATACAGAAATGTTAGCGAAAGGTTTAGGAATTATCGGCCTGTTGAACATCCAATATGTAGTATCCAACGGGGAAGTTTATGTTCTCGAAGTGAATCCGCGTTCAAGCCGGACGGTTCCGTTCCTGAGCAAAATCACCCAAGTTCCGATGGCAAAAATTGCAACAAAAGTGATACTTGGACAGTCTCTAACGGATCAAGGCTACACTGGCGGGCTTGTTCCTGAAAAAAACGGTGTATTCGTAAAAGTGCCGGTGTTCTCATTTGCGAAATTAAGAAGAGTGGATATTACACTCGGGCCTGAAATGAAATCGACCGGTGAAGTAATGGGGAAAGATACAACCCTTGAAAAGGCTCTATACAAAGGGCTTGTCGCCTCTGGAATAACGATTCAAAAATACGGAACAGTATTATTGACTGTTGCTGATAAGGATAAGGGAGAAGCACTTCAGCTTGCCAAGCGTTTTGCTGCGATTGGCTACCAGCTTATGGCTACAAGCGGAACTGCCCGATTCCTTGAACAAGAAGGCATCCATGTAAGGGTAGTAGACAAGATCGGTTCGAACGGGCCGGACCTCTTAGATGTCATCCGAAACGGTCAAGCCCAGTTGGTGATTAACACATTAACAAAAGGAAAACAGCCTGCACGCGATGGTTTTAGAATCCGACGTGAATCTGTTGAAAACGGAATTCCATGTTTGACATCGTTAGATACAGCAGAAGCCATTTTACGAGTGATCGAATCAATGACTTTCTCTGCTGAAGCTATGGACCAGCCTGCGAAAAAAAGGGAGGAAGTCCTGGCATGATCAAAAATGAATTATGTACTGTTGTTTCCCAACAAGAGATTGCAGACTCCATTTATGAGCTCACCCTAAGCGGTGAGCTTGTAAATGACATGGATTCACCTGGTCAATTTGTGCATATAAAAGTTGGCGGCGGGAACGATCCGCTATTAAGAAGGCCGATCAGCATATCAAGCATTAATAAGAAGGACCTTCAGTTTACAATGATTTACCGAAAACAAGGCAGAGGCACTTCCGCCCTATCTGAAAAAAAATACGGTGATACGGTTGATGTACTAGGTCCATTAGGAAATGGTTTCCCACTTAAAGAATTACAAAAAGGTGAAACAGCTCTCCTTGTCGGTGGAGGCATCGGTGTGCCGCCGTTATACGAATTATCGAAACGATTGGTCAGTCAAGGAGTTAAAACGGTTCATGTACTTGGATTTCAGACAAAATCAGCTGTTTTTTATGAAGAGGCTTTTTCCTGCCTCGGACCGACTTTTATAGCGACAGCAGATGGATCATATGGAACGAAAGGTTTTGTTACCGATGCAATAAAACAAAGGGAAATCCAATTTGATGTGCTTTATGCTTGTGGACCAACACCGATGTTAAAAGCGCTCGAAACAGCGTATCCCGATAAAAAAGTTTACTTATCGCTCGAAGAAAGAATGGGCTGCGGCATCGGAGCGTGTTTTGCCTGTGTTTGCCATACAGGTGAAGATCCGGGCGGATATACGTATAAAAAGATTTGCAATGACGGGCCTGTTTTTGCAGCGGGGGAGGTTATTTTATGAATCGATTGAAAGTGGAACTGCCGGGTTTAAGCTTAAAAAATCCGGTTATGCCGGCATCGGGATGTTTTGGTTTCGGGAAGGAATACAGTCAGTTTTATGATTTGAGCATCCTTGGAGCAATTATGATTAAAGCAACGACCCTTGAACCGAGATTCGGCAACCCAACTCCCCGTGTTGCTGAAACATCTGCAGGTATGCTGAATGCGATTGGTTTGCAAAATCCGGGCTTAGAGAAGGTGTTGACAGAAGAACTTCCAAGACTCGAACAGTACGATGTCCCGATTATCGCTAACGTAGCAGGCTCCAGTGAAGAAGATTATGTGGCTGTTGCAAAAGAAATTTCCAAGGCTCCAAATGTTTATGCACTTGAATTAAACATTTCTTGTCCGAATGTAAAAACCGGCGGAATTGCGTTTGGAACGATTCCTGAGGTTGCGAAAAACTTAACAAAACAAGTAAAAGAAGTTTCAGAGGTTCCTGTTTATGTGAAGCTCTCTCCAAATGTCACAAATATTGTCGAAATTGCGAAAGCAGTTGAAGACGGCGGAGCAGATGGTTTAACAATGATCAACACTCTTCTTGGGATGAGAATTGATGTAAAATCAGGCAAGCCAATTTTAGCAAATGGGACAGGGGGATTATCCGGTCCGGCGATTAAGCCTGTTGCTATTCGAATGATTTTTGAAGTCAGCCAACATGTTTCACTTCCGATAATTGGCATGGGAGGAATTCAGTGCGCAGAAGACGTCATTGAATTTTTTTATGCCGGGGCAAGCGCCGTTGCTGTCGGAACGGCCAATTTTATCGATCCGTATGTTTGTCCGAAAATCATTGAAGAATTACCCCAATTGCTGACTGAACTAGGGATTGATCATATCAGTGAGTGTACGGGAAGGAGCTGGAACAAGCGTGAACAACCCGCTAATTATCGCCCTTGATTTTCCTAATAAACAAGACGTCTTTAAATTCCTTGAACTTTTTCAAGGAGAAAAACTGTTTTTAAAAGTTGGAATGGAACTTTTCTATCAAGAAGGTCCGCCCATTATTTACGAATTAAAAGAAAAAGAGCATCAAATTTTTCTTGATTTAAAGCTTCACGATATTCCTAACACTGTTAAAAGTGCGATGAAGGGCCTTGCCCACCTTGGCTGCGATCTAGTAAATGTCCATGCTGCAGGTGGAAAAGAAATGATGATGGCAGCTCTTGAGGGTCTGGACGCAGGAACGATATCAGGGCATAAAAGGCCAGGTTGTATTGCTGTTACACAGCTGACAAGCACGACAGAGGAGCAGATGAAAAGAGAGCAGTTAATTGGTGTTTCCCTTGAAGAATCTGTATTGCAATATGCTTTGTTAGCGAAAGAGTCAGGACTTGACGGAGTTGTTTGTTCCACACATGAAGTTGCGATGATTCGAAATCAAATTGGTGATTCTTTTTGGACGGTAACCCCGGGCATCAGGTTAACAGAAGATAATATCCACGATCAAAAGCGAATTGCTACACCGGAATTTGCAAGAAAAAACGGTGCAACAGCAATTGTTGTCGGACGGTCGATTACGAGGGCAAAAGAACCGTTCGAAATCTATCAAACCATTAAAAAGCAATGGGAAGGGGTACTACAATGAAACAATTCATTGCTGAAAAATTATTGGAAATCGGCGCAGTTTCTTTAAAACCAAATGATCCATTCACATGGGCATCAGGACTCCGATCCCCGGTTTATTGCGATAATCGGCTTACCCTTTCTTATCCGGAAGTAAGAAGAGAAATTGCCAAAGGACTAAAAACTTTAATATTGGAAAAATTTCCTGACGTTGAAATGATTGCAGGCACTGCAACTGCTGGCATACCCCATGCAGCATGGGTCAGTGAATTGCTTGATTTGCCAATGTGCTATGTTCGTTCCAAACGAAAGGGGCATGGCAAAGGAAATCAAATTGAAGGAAAAGTTTTGCAAGGCCAAAAGGTTGTAGTCATCGAAGATTTAATTTCAACGGGAGGAAGTGTCATAACAGCAGTTGAAGCTTTGCGAGAAGCCGGCTGTCAAGTTTTAGGGGCAGTTTCAATTTTTACTTACGAGCTGGAAAAGGGAAAAAAACTTCTAAAAGAAGCAAACGTTACAGCCTATTCGTTGACGGATTTCTCAATCTTGAGCGAAATTGCAAAAGAAAAGGGATATATTGATCCTGTAGATATAGAGACGCTTGCAGATTGGCGAAAAGATCCTGAAAAATGGGGGAAGGAAAA from Bacillus methanolicus MGA3 includes the following:
- the carB gene encoding carbamoyl-phosphate synthase large subunit, producing the protein MPKRTDIKSILVIGSGPIVIGQAAEFDYAGTQACIALKEEGYKVILVNSNPATIMTDTEIADVVYIEPLTVEFVSRIIRKERPDAILPTLGGQTGLNLAVELAKSGVLDECGVEILGTKLSAIEKAEDREMFRSLMNELGEPVPESEIIHTLEEAFQFVNEVGYPVIVRPAFTLGGTGGGICHNEEELVEIVTSGLKNSPVTQCLLEKSIAGYKEIEYEVMRDSNDNAIVVCNMENIDPVGIHTGDSIVVAPSQTLSDREYQLLRNASLKIIRALGIEGGCNVQLALDPYSFQYYVIEVNPRVSRSSALASKATGYPIAKLAAKIAVGLTLDEMKNPVTGKTYACFEPALDYIVTKIPRWPFDKFESANRSLGTQMKATGEVMAIGRTFEESLLKAIRSLEANVYHFKLNDADQVDDALLEKRIRKAGDERLFYIAEALKRGFSIETIHEWSKIDLFFLKKLEGIVRFEKELAGHPFDIELGKKAKQMGFADKVLAELWGTTENEVYSWRKDHGIIPVYKMVDTCAAEFESETPYYYGTYEDENESEVTDKKSVVVLGSGPIRIGQGIEFDYATVHSVWAIKEAGYEAIIINNNPETVSTDFSISDKLYFEPLTIEDVMHIIDLEKPVGVVVQFGGQTAINLAAGLAERGVKILGTSLENLDRAENRDKFEQALSELNIPQPMGKTAMSVEEAVRIATEIGYPVLVRPSYVLGGRAMEIVYKEEELLQYMQNAVKVNPEHPVLIDRYLTGKEIEVDAICDGEHVLIPGIMEHIERAGVHSGDSIAVYPPQSLSSKVKEKLVEYTEMLAKGLGIIGLLNIQYVVSNGEVYVLEVNPRSSRTVPFLSKITQVPMAKIATKVILGQSLTDQGYTGGLVPEKNGVFVKVPVFSFAKLRRVDITLGPEMKSTGEVMGKDTTLEKALYKGLVASGITIQKYGTVLLTVADKDKGEALQLAKRFAAIGYQLMATSGTARFLEQEGIHVRVVDKIGSNGPDLLDVIRNGQAQLVINTLTKGKQPARDGFRIRRESVENGIPCLTSLDTAEAILRVIESMTFSAEAMDQPAKKREEVLA
- a CDS encoding dihydroorotate dehydrogenase electron transfer subunit, yielding MIKNELCTVVSQQEIADSIYELTLSGELVNDMDSPGQFVHIKVGGGNDPLLRRPISISSINKKDLQFTMIYRKQGRGTSALSEKKYGDTVDVLGPLGNGFPLKELQKGETALLVGGGIGVPPLYELSKRLVSQGVKTVHVLGFQTKSAVFYEEAFSCLGPTFIATADGSYGTKGFVTDAIKQREIQFDVLYACGPTPMLKALETAYPDKKVYLSLEERMGCGIGACFACVCHTGEDPGGYTYKKICNDGPVFAAGEVIL
- a CDS encoding dihydroorotate dehydrogenase, with the protein product MNRLKVELPGLSLKNPVMPASGCFGFGKEYSQFYDLSILGAIMIKATTLEPRFGNPTPRVAETSAGMLNAIGLQNPGLEKVLTEELPRLEQYDVPIIANVAGSSEEDYVAVAKEISKAPNVYALELNISCPNVKTGGIAFGTIPEVAKNLTKQVKEVSEVPVYVKLSPNVTNIVEIAKAVEDGGADGLTMINTLLGMRIDVKSGKPILANGTGGLSGPAIKPVAIRMIFEVSQHVSLPIIGMGGIQCAEDVIEFFYAGASAVAVGTANFIDPYVCPKIIEELPQLLTELGIDHISECTGRSWNKREQPANYRP
- the pyrF gene encoding orotidine-5'-phosphate decarboxylase, producing MNNPLIIALDFPNKQDVFKFLELFQGEKLFLKVGMELFYQEGPPIIYELKEKEHQIFLDLKLHDIPNTVKSAMKGLAHLGCDLVNVHAAGGKEMMMAALEGLDAGTISGHKRPGCIAVTQLTSTTEEQMKREQLIGVSLEESVLQYALLAKESGLDGVVCSTHEVAMIRNQIGDSFWTVTPGIRLTEDNIHDQKRIATPEFARKNGATAIVVGRSITRAKEPFEIYQTIKKQWEGVLQ
- the pyrE gene encoding orotate phosphoribosyltransferase, whose amino-acid sequence is MKQFIAEKLLEIGAVSLKPNDPFTWASGLRSPVYCDNRLTLSYPEVRREIAKGLKTLILEKFPDVEMIAGTATAGIPHAAWVSELLDLPMCYVRSKRKGHGKGNQIEGKVLQGQKVVVIEDLISTGGSVITAVEALREAGCQVLGAVSIFTYELEKGKKLLKEANVTAYSLTDFSILSEIAKEKGYIDPVDIETLADWRKDPEKWGKEKSESM